In a genomic window of Shouchella clausii:
- a CDS encoding EamA family transporter, protein MKLWHYALIVFLGGCSYGVLSTFVKLAYAAGFTVSAVTGGQYLFGAVLTWLAVFFTKKKKLTRIQFLKLIVSGIPFGLTGIFYYQALQTLNASLAIVFLFQFVWIGALLEWGFHKKKPTKRKLISIALLLVGSMLAANILFQEHLALSWQGSFWGMLAASSFSTFIFLSGSVEKETPPVLKSALLSTGGVLTVFIVFPPTFLFDLDVLMGIIPYGFALGIFGVVLPPLLFSIGMPRVGPGLGTILTSSELPVVIIMSSLVLGEAISWAQWVGVLIILGGIVYSNARFDSRKKLSLNKADSHNVS, encoded by the coding sequence ATGAAATTATGGCACTATGCATTAATCGTTTTTTTAGGAGGGTGTAGTTACGGGGTGTTGTCTACTTTTGTTAAATTGGCGTATGCGGCCGGTTTCACCGTGTCAGCAGTAACCGGGGGGCAATATCTCTTCGGCGCTGTGCTTACTTGGCTTGCAGTGTTCTTTACGAAAAAGAAAAAACTGACGCGTATACAATTTTTAAAGCTTATCGTATCTGGTATTCCATTCGGGTTAACAGGAATATTTTATTATCAAGCCTTGCAAACTTTAAACGCCTCTCTAGCGATCGTGTTTTTGTTCCAATTTGTTTGGATCGGAGCCTTGTTAGAGTGGGGATTCCATAAGAAAAAGCCGACCAAGAGGAAACTTATTTCCATCGCGTTGCTTCTGGTTGGTTCCATGTTGGCAGCCAATATTCTATTTCAGGAACATTTGGCGCTGTCATGGCAAGGAAGCTTTTGGGGAATGCTTGCAGCATCATCCTTTTCCACATTCATTTTTTTGAGTGGTTCGGTTGAAAAGGAAACGCCTCCCGTTTTAAAAAGCGCTCTTCTTTCCACAGGAGGCGTATTGACCGTATTTATTGTATTTCCACCAACGTTTTTATTTGACCTGGATGTATTAATGGGGATCATTCCTTATGGATTCGCACTGGGCATATTCGGCGTCGTCCTTCCGCCCCTTCTCTTTTCGATTGGAATGCCCCGTGTCGGTCCGGGATTGGGAACCATTCTTACGTCATCCGAATTGCCGGTTGTCATTATCATGTCCTCTTTAGTGCTTGGAGAAGCGATAAGCTGGGCTCAGTGGGTTGGAGTGCTCATTATTCTCGGTGGGATCGTTTACAGCAACGCTCGATTTGATAGTCGGAAAAAATTGTCTTTAAATAAGGCTGACAGCCATAACGTGAGCTGA
- a CDS encoding TetR/AcrR family transcriptional regulator → MAEPNVITKQDLIESAKTCIVENGVNQLTLRAVAEGAGVTQGTVYYHFKTKEQLMIEVVEDMCKTSWERLEQMKEDTGQQGIEWMKAGLEAAYERNSSDASYHSLFFSLVAAGLHNHNIRERIGGLLAYENDVLQKQIHALAGDECSGMPADVFSVFVNALIDGLAVQSLMRADFDGKKVFDYLERLLAKQLGSR, encoded by the coding sequence ATGGCTGAACCTAATGTGATTACAAAGCAAGATTTAATTGAATCGGCTAAAACGTGCATTGTCGAGAATGGGGTCAATCAGTTAACGCTTAGGGCTGTTGCAGAGGGAGCGGGAGTGACGCAAGGAACGGTTTACTACCATTTTAAAACGAAAGAGCAGCTTATGATTGAAGTGGTAGAGGATATGTGCAAAACCTCTTGGGAGAGGTTGGAACAGATGAAAGAGGATACGGGCCAGCAAGGGATTGAGTGGATGAAAGCAGGTCTTGAAGCTGCTTATGAAAGGAATTCAAGCGATGCTTCTTATCACTCGTTATTTTTCTCATTGGTTGCGGCAGGATTGCACAACCATAACATTCGTGAGCGAATTGGCGGATTACTGGCTTATGAGAATGACGTTCTCCAAAAACAAATTCACGCATTAGCAGGAGACGAATGTTCCGGCATGCCGGCAGACGTCTTCAGTGTGTTCGTGAATGCGCTCATTGATGGTTTGGCGGTACAGTCTTTAATGAGAGCAGATTTCGATGGCAAAAAAGTATTTGATTATCTGGAAAGGTTGCTGGCTAAACAATTGGGAAGCCGTTAG
- a CDS encoding DUF5367 domain-containing protein, whose protein sequence is MFFLVWGFLVWLGATAVFRFFGQFFFSLEQPLLLVAAYVGVIPLILSLTFPVYRYKKLQPRERQKAAVFIALPGMLFDVVVLLFFANIFVNLDPDMDRMFASWLLWAYSAILLTGLVPRKRNVT, encoded by the coding sequence TTGTTTTTTCTTGTATGGGGTTTTTTAGTATGGTTAGGAGCGACAGCGGTTTTTCGTTTTTTCGGACAGTTTTTCTTCTCACTGGAACAGCCGCTGTTGTTGGTTGCTGCGTATGTAGGTGTAATTCCGTTAATTTTAAGTCTGACTTTTCCTGTTTATCGCTATAAAAAATTGCAGCCGAGGGAACGCCAAAAAGCCGCTGTTTTCATTGCTTTGCCGGGGATGTTGTTCGATGTCGTCGTGTTGTTGTTTTTTGCTAATATCTTCGTAAACTTAGATCCGGATATGGATCGCATGTTTGCCTCATGGCTGTTATGGGCCTACTCAGCGATACTCCTTACAGGGTTAGTGCCAAGGAAAAGGAATGTTACTTAA
- a CDS encoding LysR family transcriptional regulator yields the protein MNIQKLDVFLTLVETKKMTETAQQLKLSAPTVSFHIRSLEKEYGIKLFRTNAGGYRLTPGGEILYHYAKQLSQTNQKLEHALFQFKKGEAGSLQLGASGVPAQLFMPELIHKMAERYPRINVSLDVKTAPEIEQKLVRQELDFGLIMETSSQAKELVYEAFACDELVLAYSKDHPFSKVETTAEVDLSKQRLLVHTLSSSTKHFSKTWLKGRDEEMDLIELDSVSTIIKMLSFGQAVALISKRLIENEDHLAFTELDDNRLKRQIYFVYHQHLWENDAILFFKESVAALKEVITIESAPQIT from the coding sequence GTGAACATTCAAAAGCTGGACGTCTTTTTAACACTTGTCGAAACGAAAAAAATGACCGAGACTGCTCAGCAGTTAAAACTGTCCGCCCCCACCGTATCGTTTCATATCCGTTCACTTGAAAAAGAATACGGCATTAAGTTGTTTCGCACGAATGCCGGTGGATATCGGCTAACGCCAGGAGGGGAGATCCTCTACCACTACGCAAAGCAATTGAGCCAAACAAACCAAAAATTAGAACATGCCTTGTTTCAATTCAAAAAGGGCGAAGCTGGTTCGCTACAGTTAGGAGCAAGCGGCGTGCCCGCACAACTATTTATGCCAGAGCTGATCCACAAAATGGCCGAGCGTTACCCGCGCATCAATGTATCACTAGACGTAAAAACCGCACCTGAAATTGAGCAAAAACTGGTCCGCCAAGAACTTGATTTTGGCTTAATAATGGAAACAAGCAGCCAAGCAAAAGAGCTAGTTTACGAGGCATTTGCTTGCGATGAACTGGTGCTTGCCTACAGCAAAGACCACCCTTTTTCCAAAGTGGAGACAACGGCAGAAGTCGACTTAAGCAAACAACGTCTGCTCGTGCACACACTGTCAAGCTCGACTAAACACTTCTCCAAAACATGGTTAAAAGGCCGTGATGAAGAGATGGATTTAATTGAGCTTGACTCCGTTTCAACGATTATCAAAATGCTGTCATTCGGCCAAGCCGTCGCCCTCATCTCCAAGCGCCTAATCGAGAACGAAGACCATCTCGCTTTCACGGAACTAGATGACAACCGATTAAAGCGGCAAATTTATTTCGTATATCACCAGCACCTGTGGGAAAACGATGCGATTCTGTTTTTTAAAGAGTCGGTCGCTGCTTTGAAAGAAGTGATTACAATAGAGTCGGCTCCACAAATAACATAA
- a CDS encoding ABC transporter ATP-binding protein gives MNITLKGIEKAYGSFQAVKPLDLTIEDRFVTILGQSGCGKTTLLKMLAGLTEPTAGELFFDDHLIFSKARKTNVKPNKRGIAMVFQDFGLWPHMTVYDNIAFGLRNIRSKKDRRDAVNEALIKVRLEDKATKKPGELSGGQQQRVALARAIAVNPKLILFDEALSALDAILREQMREEILAIVQKIGAQAIFVTHDQTEAMAMSDMMIVMEAGNVVQTGRPEHIYRSPAHAYVADFIGKANWMKSQEGMIRPERISLQPKEHARAQTGHVRKSLFTGDRYLIVAEVNGQHWQFYDQNPHETGSSITLYVQESDIHYFHKQEASSL, from the coding sequence ATGAACATTACCTTAAAAGGGATTGAGAAAGCATATGGATCATTCCAAGCTGTAAAACCGCTTGATTTAACAATCGAGGACAGGTTTGTGACAATTCTTGGGCAATCAGGGTGCGGAAAAACAACTTTGCTTAAAATGCTTGCTGGCCTGACCGAGCCAACGGCGGGAGAGTTGTTTTTCGATGACCACCTTATTTTCTCGAAAGCAAGGAAGACGAATGTCAAACCGAATAAACGAGGCATTGCCATGGTATTTCAAGACTTTGGTTTGTGGCCCCATATGACTGTGTACGACAACATCGCCTTCGGTTTACGCAACATACGTTCAAAGAAAGATAGGCGCGATGCAGTGAACGAAGCGTTAATAAAAGTAAGGCTCGAAGATAAAGCGACTAAAAAGCCAGGCGAACTATCCGGAGGGCAACAGCAACGTGTTGCGTTGGCAAGGGCGATTGCGGTAAATCCAAAGCTGATTTTATTTGATGAAGCGCTCAGTGCCCTTGATGCGATCTTGCGTGAGCAGATGCGGGAAGAGATTTTGGCGATTGTCCAAAAAATTGGCGCGCAAGCGATTTTTGTGACACATGACCAAACAGAGGCAATGGCCATGTCAGACATGATGATCGTGATGGAAGCAGGAAATGTAGTTCAAACAGGGCGACCTGAACACATTTATCGATCTCCCGCACACGCTTATGTCGCTGATTTTATCGGCAAAGCGAATTGGATGAAAAGCCAAGAGGGGATGATTAGACCTGAGCGCATTTCTTTGCAGCCAAAAGAGCATGCACGCGCTCAAACAGGGCACGTCCGCAAAAGCTTATTTACAGGAGACCGCTATTTGATTGTGGCTGAAGTTAATGGCCAGCATTGGCAATTCTATGATCAAAATCCTCATGAAACGGGTTCCTCTATTACGTTGTACGTACAAGAAAGCGACATTCATTATTTCCATAAACAGGAGGCTTCTTCATTATGA
- a CDS encoding ABC transporter substrate-binding protein — protein MKKTTIAPIAGIGAALFLLSACGAEAGGEGNTATESTSSNEKQSITVYSAGPEGLAEDIKIAFEEETGIQVDMFQGTTGKILSRLEAESNNPVADVVVLASVPSMEGLKSEGMLQPYEAKNGELMNQEWSDSDHYYYGYSASALGVAYNTNQVDNPPGEWTDFSDPEWANRVTMPDPTSSGSAVDFLYGLTSTEADGWEWIEGWIDNGLLVAGANKESLDAVITGDKDVVVSAVDYMAYKAKASGEPIEIYYPESGTVISPRAAGVLADATNVSGAQAYIDFLLSDKAQQLVADAYLLPGNEEIALSDRASLSEIPVLPVTWEGAEEKQIDTLNEFTSKLQQ, from the coding sequence ATGAAAAAAACAACAATCGCTCCAATAGCCGGCATCGGAGCTGCGCTGTTTCTTCTTAGTGCATGCGGAGCAGAGGCAGGCGGGGAAGGGAACACAGCAACTGAAAGCACGTCCTCTAATGAAAAACAAAGCATTACGGTGTATTCGGCTGGGCCTGAAGGGTTGGCTGAAGACATTAAAATCGCTTTCGAAGAGGAGACTGGCATTCAAGTTGACATGTTTCAAGGGACGACGGGGAAAATTCTTTCCAGGCTTGAAGCGGAGTCTAACAATCCCGTTGCCGATGTGGTCGTCCTTGCCTCAGTACCGTCAATGGAAGGGTTAAAATCAGAAGGGATGCTCCAGCCTTATGAAGCCAAAAACGGCGAACTTATGAACCAAGAATGGAGCGATAGCGACCATTATTATTATGGATACAGCGCTTCCGCTCTTGGGGTAGCTTACAACACGAATCAAGTCGACAATCCTCCTGGTGAGTGGACAGACTTTAGTGACCCTGAGTGGGCCAATCGGGTGACGATGCCTGATCCGACTTCCTCTGGTTCAGCAGTTGACTTCTTGTACGGGTTAACGAGCACAGAAGCGGACGGATGGGAATGGATTGAAGGTTGGATCGACAATGGCTTGCTTGTCGCTGGGGCGAATAAAGAATCCCTTGATGCGGTCATCACTGGCGATAAAGACGTCGTTGTGTCAGCGGTCGATTATATGGCGTACAAAGCGAAAGCGAGCGGTGAGCCGATTGAGATTTACTACCCTGAAAGCGGGACGGTGATCAGTCCCCGTGCAGCTGGAGTATTGGCCGATGCCACCAATGTCAGCGGCGCACAAGCATACATCGATTTTCTCCTTTCCGATAAAGCGCAGCAGCTCGTCGCCGATGCCTATCTTCTGCCAGGCAATGAAGAGATTGCGTTAAGCGACCGCGCTTCGCTAAGTGAAATTCCTGTACTCCCAGTTACGTGGGAAGGAGCGGAAGAAAAGCAAATTGATACATTAAATGAATTTACGTCAAAGTTGCAGCAATGA
- a CDS encoding ABC transporter permease: protein MVVRKHISFGALLILLAALAAAPLFAVFVQTFFRDGSFSLDTFLATLQHGRVLSTMRHSFLLGLYVIAATTCIALPLALIRTKTRLAKHDWLDLVFTIPFMTPPYIGSMGWILFMQNNGYYEQLFATAAPSSFFSIAGMVFIMSMHLYPFLYLMLKNALVRMNGSFQDAALVYGTNPISNWIRVVLPLLLSSYVMAALLIFIKTLAEFGTPATFGKRIGYPVFTTEIHQYLSRWPVDIPAATSLSFVLLGVCMAVWYMQSLVSQKFAYGIHSGKSSMQTRQVESWPITVSAYVFTGVILLLSIGIPYFSIVATSLLDVRGDGLSWSNLTFGHYVELFSFQSSGYHAFMNSVGFAFAAASIASLLGFFTALYVKNASSKRQKLIDLTSLLPNIVPGIVFVVGLILFWNASWLPATVYNTKWMPILTYIVLFLPYSVQYTKAALSQLDQSIDHANSIYGPTAASILVRVWLPLLAQGVLAGWIMTFIISMRELVGSLLILPPSVQTGATFIYSQFEQGNVSLGMAMAVVTVLMTVVFLYVVEWLQRKALVKQHG, encoded by the coding sequence ATGGTTGTCAGGAAACACATTTCGTTTGGCGCATTGCTCATATTGCTTGCAGCATTGGCGGCAGCGCCGTTGTTTGCGGTATTCGTACAGACATTTTTCCGAGATGGCTCGTTTTCTCTCGATACGTTTTTGGCTACGCTACAACATGGCCGAGTTCTGTCAACGATGCGCCATTCGTTTTTGCTTGGTTTGTATGTAATCGCCGCAACGACGTGCATCGCCCTTCCTCTTGCGTTAATCCGAACCAAAACAAGGCTGGCCAAGCACGATTGGCTAGATCTCGTCTTTACGATTCCATTTATGACGCCTCCTTATATTGGTTCCATGGGCTGGATTCTGTTTATGCAAAACAATGGCTATTACGAGCAGCTGTTTGCAACAGCAGCGCCGTCATCGTTTTTTAGCATAGCGGGCATGGTTTTTATTATGAGCATGCACTTATACCCGTTTTTGTATTTGATGCTAAAAAATGCGCTAGTCCGAATGAATGGTTCTTTTCAAGACGCAGCGCTCGTATATGGGACGAACCCAATCAGCAACTGGATCCGTGTTGTTCTGCCATTGCTCTTATCCAGCTACGTAATGGCGGCATTGCTTATTTTTATTAAAACATTAGCGGAGTTCGGCACGCCGGCGACATTTGGAAAACGGATTGGCTATCCTGTTTTCACAACGGAAATCCATCAATACTTGTCCCGTTGGCCTGTCGATATTCCAGCAGCAACGTCGTTGTCATTTGTGCTATTAGGTGTGTGCATGGCTGTTTGGTATATGCAAAGTCTTGTTAGCCAGAAATTTGCATACGGCATTCATTCTGGCAAGTCGTCTATGCAAACAAGACAAGTTGAATCGTGGCCTATCACTGTTAGTGCTTATGTGTTTACGGGCGTGATTCTGCTGTTATCGATCGGCATTCCGTATTTCTCGATTGTCGCCACTTCACTGCTCGATGTCCGCGGCGATGGGTTAAGTTGGTCAAACCTTACGTTTGGTCATTACGTAGAGCTGTTTTCATTCCAGTCATCTGGCTATCACGCTTTTATGAACAGCGTTGGGTTTGCGTTTGCTGCTGCATCAATTGCCTCGCTGCTTGGTTTCTTCACGGCGTTGTATGTTAAAAATGCTTCTTCTAAGCGGCAGAAACTAATTGATTTGACAAGTTTGTTGCCAAATATTGTGCCAGGCATTGTCTTTGTTGTTGGCTTGATTTTATTTTGGAATGCAAGTTGGCTGCCAGCCACTGTCTACAATACGAAATGGATGCCGATTCTCACGTACATTGTTTTGTTTTTGCCTTACTCGGTCCAGTACACAAAGGCAGCATTATCACAGCTCGACCAATCGATTGACCATGCCAATTCCATTTATGGGCCGACGGCAGCGAGTATTCTTGTGCGAGTATGGCTCCCCCTTCTCGCACAAGGTGTTTTGGCCGGATGGATCATGACGTTTATTATTTCGATGCGCGAGTTAGTTGGTTCGCTTTTAATTCTTCCACCATCTGTTCAAACAGGCGCTACGTTTATTTACAGCCAATTTGAACAAGGAAACGTTTCCCTCGGGATGGCGATGGCTGTGGTGACCGTATTAATGACAGTCGTGTTTTTATATGTGGTCGAATGGCTGCAGCGAAAGGCGCTCGTAAAGCAACATGGTTAA
- a CDS encoding MBL fold metallo-hydrolase, with protein sequence MVKVTALGGVGEYGRNCFLLKEEATNQTILLDCGVKNGKPEQFPAITEQLASTIDVVFISHVHNDHVGALPLLAAKGFTKEIWLSEASLAQIEPIKSVWRKKADVSPYSSSDVDKLRFQSFPSNSRGKWTKLSDHLSFTWGYSGHMLGSVWYVLQVGKHMIFFSGDMSLESPLLVTDYPRKMGYDVALLDTGHSGITMPREKSMEAILASVHDPARRYTIPVSISGKAFDLMYLLYTNLPDRIFFIEASFEKSAHLYLQFGDNINSAQQAAFKKMLQSERVQFGFEPADQRPGIYISEQPVVGCVPISTSDLAAQSFYKSHPDLADTHNLLKFVKAKQYLFFHSRQKDLRHLLSQIPHYQSKHIGGV encoded by the coding sequence ATGGTTAAAGTAACGGCGTTAGGGGGAGTCGGCGAATACGGTCGCAACTGTTTTTTGCTTAAAGAGGAAGCGACCAATCAAACGATTTTGCTTGACTGCGGCGTCAAAAATGGAAAACCAGAACAATTTCCTGCAATTACTGAGCAACTAGCTTCTACCATTGATGTTGTGTTTATTTCCCATGTTCATAACGACCATGTCGGCGCTTTGCCATTGCTCGCAGCAAAAGGATTTACGAAAGAGATATGGCTGAGCGAGGCGAGCCTTGCCCAGATTGAACCGATTAAAAGCGTCTGGCGCAAGAAAGCGGATGTTTCGCCGTATTCAAGCAGTGATGTTGACAAGCTCCGCTTCCAATCGTTCCCTAGCAATTCAAGAGGGAAGTGGACGAAACTATCCGATCACTTGTCTTTTACATGGGGGTATAGCGGCCATATGCTTGGTAGCGTTTGGTATGTATTACAAGTCGGAAAACACATGATTTTCTTTTCCGGCGATATGTCACTTGAATCGCCGCTGCTTGTAACGGATTACCCTAGAAAAATGGGTTACGACGTCGCTTTGCTTGATACGGGCCATAGCGGCATCACGATGCCAAGGGAAAAGAGTATGGAAGCGATTCTTGCTTCCGTGCATGACCCTGCTAGACGTTATACGATTCCCGTTTCGATTTCAGGCAAAGCGTTTGACTTAATGTACTTGCTCTATACGAACCTACCAGACAGAATCTTTTTTATTGAAGCTTCTTTTGAAAAAAGCGCACATCTTTATTTGCAGTTTGGCGATAACATCAACAGTGCTCAGCAAGCTGCTTTTAAAAAAATGTTGCAAAGCGAACGGGTTCAGTTTGGTTTTGAGCCAGCAGACCAACGGCCAGGCATTTATATTTCTGAACAGCCTGTTGTTGGGTGTGTCCCGATTTCAACGAGCGATTTGGCTGCTCAATCTTTTTATAAATCCCATCCTGATCTAGCTGACACGCATAATTTGCTTAAGTTTGTCAAAGCGAAGCAGTACCTTTTCTTTCACAGCAGGCAGAAAGACTTGCGCCATTTGCTTTCGCAGATTCCTCATTATCAATCAAAACATATTGGAGGCGTATGA
- a CDS encoding CYTH domain-containing protein, whose translation MKKTMAVAALALVAVFAAESSAQANSPIVPGYEVKFNLDVDQFDNEDEIVSAFHAVHDEDVNVYYFDTPEQQFRENGYIHRLRVYGSDKKTDLTYKKVFPNRTVDEAINEATLRGFHGDMSNYKFENDRKQGKDTFSISRKEKFKKTDDIHFEGIDEQSVIALFRKEAPKKYAGWDDTSWYDATLSRSISYGPALVKTYEGEYLGIDADLEIWSYQGELLAELSTKTPDPAEADAIEAAWLYGLTESGWLSADQTSKTSFVMDR comes from the coding sequence ATGAAAAAAACGATGGCTGTTGCCGCTCTTGCATTGGTTGCCGTGTTTGCTGCTGAAAGCAGCGCACAAGCCAATAGTCCGATTGTTCCAGGCTATGAAGTAAAGTTTAACCTCGACGTTGATCAATTTGACAATGAAGACGAGATCGTATCGGCTTTCCATGCTGTCCACGATGAAGACGTGAACGTTTATTATTTTGATACGCCCGAGCAACAGTTTCGCGAAAACGGCTACATTCACCGGTTGCGTGTGTATGGGAGCGATAAGAAAACCGATCTAACTTATAAAAAAGTGTTTCCGAATAGGACGGTTGACGAGGCGATAAACGAAGCAACGTTGCGGGGGTTTCACGGCGATATGTCAAATTACAAGTTTGAAAATGATCGTAAACAAGGGAAAGACACGTTCTCCATTAGCAGAAAAGAAAAATTTAAAAAGACCGACGATATTCATTTTGAAGGGATTGACGAACAAAGCGTGATTGCCCTTTTCAGAAAAGAAGCACCGAAAAAATATGCAGGTTGGGATGACACGAGTTGGTATGACGCTACATTAAGCCGTTCCATTTCGTACGGGCCAGCATTGGTGAAGACCTATGAAGGCGAATATCTCGGAATCGATGCCGATCTGGAAATCTGGTCGTATCAAGGCGAGTTGCTGGCAGAACTATCCACGAAGACGCCAGATCCAGCAGAAGCGGACGCGATTGAAGCTGCCTGGCTCTATGGCTTAACAGAATCTGGCTGGTTAAGCGCCGACCAAACGTCAAAAACGAGTTTTGTGATGGATCGGTAA
- a CDS encoding DUF7878 domain-containing protein, whose amino-acid sequence MNAVDSQSTQIKMEYQFTSDRNGITDKQRKDVSAILDVSARFKIFINDDLYFDQEEFPILEFYKYLYNWKKAIDQSKRAQEFHYYTLEFDEYEDGAILSIIPFGDSARLKSIWAEQELYHVFDLDYLIQAFLTLEKDLKRDIEAYFPIKLDKFIKHIPAAVFEWDS is encoded by the coding sequence ATGAATGCTGTGGACAGCCAATCCACTCAAATAAAAATGGAATATCAGTTCACTAGTGACAGAAACGGGATTACTGATAAACAGAGAAAAGACGTTTCTGCGATTTTAGATGTCAGTGCCCGATTTAAAATTTTTATCAACGACGACCTTTACTTTGATCAAGAAGAGTTCCCCATCCTCGAGTTTTATAAATACTTGTATAATTGGAAGAAGGCAATCGATCAGTCTAAAAGAGCGCAGGAATTTCATTATTATACGTTGGAGTTTGATGAATACGAAGACGGGGCGATTCTCTCGATCATTCCTTTTGGCGATAGCGCTAGACTGAAATCGATTTGGGCAGAACAAGAGCTCTATCATGTATTTGACCTAGACTACTTGATTCAAGCGTTTTTAACATTAGAGAAAGACTTAAAGCGAGATATTGAAGCGTATTTCCCTATCAAACTAGATAAATTCATAAAACATATTCCCGCCGCTGTATTCGAATGGGACAGTTGA
- a CDS encoding MFS transporter, protein MMWSIVLPSLAIIAVTYALARFSFGLFLPDIAGSLDLSAANGGFIGALAFASYTLALVASSRLIRYFGQYNIMLAAGMSAIVGMLGIAFSPSFAFLAIAVFIAGLGSGLASPVLSQVAYAKLPSNQLDQANTWINSGTSIGLIITGPVVLLFSEHWRLSYLIFTVIGIIVLIWAARSISPDQNKTKHPTHISNGRSILSSATHLLVSSFIIGLSSSIYWTFSKSYLTSVPFTTANESIVFWMLMGSAGILGGIAGGVIQKIGLTWSYRLALLIMLASLIILLLPSRIAIYASASMFCSSYIFLTGWFIVLATRIFQSFPSLGVSLSFLALGIGQSIGSFFAGKTIELTSYPFAFILFATIGIIALFIPVEKRMTEGKHKRLTGNL, encoded by the coding sequence ATGATGTGGTCCATTGTATTGCCAAGTCTAGCGATAATTGCAGTGACGTATGCACTGGCTCGTTTCAGCTTCGGGTTATTCTTGCCAGACATTGCTGGTTCTCTCGATCTAAGCGCAGCAAATGGCGGATTTATTGGCGCACTTGCGTTTGCTTCCTACACACTTGCGCTAGTTGCTTCTTCTCGTTTGATCCGTTATTTCGGGCAATACAACATTATGTTGGCTGCTGGTATGAGCGCTATCGTCGGCATGCTTGGCATTGCCTTTTCGCCAAGCTTCGCTTTTTTGGCCATCGCCGTATTTATCGCTGGGTTAGGAAGCGGTCTCGCTTCCCCTGTATTGAGTCAAGTGGCGTATGCCAAACTGCCTTCCAACCAGTTAGATCAAGCCAACACTTGGATCAATAGTGGCACAAGCATTGGTCTCATCATAACCGGGCCTGTTGTATTATTGTTTTCCGAACATTGGCGATTATCGTATCTTATCTTCACGGTTATTGGAATCATTGTCTTAATATGGGCAGCCCGTTCGATTTCCCCTGACCAAAACAAAACGAAGCACCCAACGCACATTTCAAATGGGCGTTCTATACTTTCTAGTGCAACGCATTTGCTAGTTTCATCTTTCATCATTGGCTTAAGTTCCTCGATTTACTGGACCTTTTCAAAAAGCTACCTAACATCGGTCCCGTTTACAACCGCAAACGAGAGTATTGTCTTTTGGATGCTTATGGGAAGTGCCGGCATTTTAGGGGGAATTGCTGGAGGGGTTATTCAAAAAATCGGTTTAACTTGGTCTTACCGATTAGCCTTACTGATTATGCTCGCCTCCCTCATCATCCTGCTCTTGCCGAGCCGGATCGCTATTTATGCTTCTGCCAGTATGTTTTGCAGCTCCTATATTTTTTTAACTGGATGGTTTATTGTGTTGGCAACCCGTATTTTCCAAAGCTTTCCCTCGCTTGGGGTTAGTTTATCGTTTCTTGCTTTAGGCATTGGACAATCGATCGGCTCTTTTTTCGCCGGAAAAACAATCGAGCTCACTTCCTATCCGTTTGCCTTTATCCTTTTCGCCACGATTGGCATCATCGCTTTGTTTATACCGGTTGAAAAACGGATGACAGAAGGGAAGCACAAACGTTTAACAGGCAATCTGTAA
- a CDS encoding TetR/AcrR family transcriptional regulator translates to MSEKKKAILETAERLFDKHGFHAVGMKQIIEEAGVALMTVYNHFQSKEHLIVEVLKRREERYMASLKRHMKSSSSIAVALATAHMDWLRANDANGCMFLRAKEEYSLHPDHRDIIDYADKHKRQLMAFMVEQGLTKQEAIRLVLLFEGATAFAEVLNMEDVAQELHYSAERLFEK, encoded by the coding sequence ATGAGCGAAAAGAAGAAAGCGATTTTAGAAACAGCAGAGCGTTTATTTGATAAACATGGATTTCATGCTGTCGGAATGAAACAAATCATCGAAGAAGCAGGCGTAGCTTTAATGACTGTCTACAATCATTTTCAATCAAAAGAGCATTTAATTGTTGAAGTGTTGAAAAGACGGGAAGAAAGATATATGGCTTCGTTAAAAAGACATATGAAAAGTAGCTCTTCCATTGCTGTTGCCTTGGCCACCGCCCATATGGATTGGTTGCGGGCCAATGATGCAAATGGCTGTATGTTTCTTCGGGCAAAGGAAGAGTATTCATTGCACCCTGATCACAGGGACATTATTGATTATGCCGACAAACACAAAAGACAGTTAATGGCATTTATGGTCGAGCAAGGACTTACAAAGCAAGAAGCAATACGCCTTGTCTTACTGTTTGAGGGAGCAACCGCATTCGCAGAGGTACTAAATATGGAGGACGTTGCCCAAGAGCTTCATTATTCTGCCGAGCGTTTGTTTGAAAAGTAA